Proteins encoded by one window of Streptomyces sp. NBC_01571:
- a CDS encoding HAD family hydrolase, producing the protein MGKHGTAAHIVWDWNGTLFHDNTAIIGATNAAFAELGLEPITLERYRALYCVPVPKFYERLMGRLPTDAEWEIMDETFHRYYTQHRTACELTEGAATLLAGWRSAGHSQSLLSMYVHDELVPLVRGFGIEPHFVRVEGRTGPSGGSKAEHMVRHIGALAGVDPRRTVVIGDAADDAVAALHVGARAVLYTGGSHGRASLEVVGVPVVDSLAEAVQEAERLAA; encoded by the coding sequence ATGGGGAAGCACGGAACAGCAGCGCACATCGTGTGGGACTGGAACGGGACTCTGTTCCACGACAACACCGCGATCATCGGGGCGACGAACGCGGCGTTCGCCGAACTGGGATTGGAACCGATCACGCTGGAGCGGTACCGGGCGTTGTACTGCGTTCCGGTGCCGAAGTTCTACGAGCGGCTGATGGGGAGGCTGCCGACGGACGCCGAGTGGGAGATCATGGACGAGACCTTCCATCGGTACTACACGCAGCACCGCACGGCCTGCGAGCTGACCGAGGGGGCGGCGACACTGCTCGCCGGGTGGCGGTCGGCGGGGCACAGCCAGTCACTGCTGAGCATGTACGTCCACGACGAGCTGGTCCCGTTGGTCAGAGGCTTCGGGATCGAGCCGCACTTCGTACGGGTGGAGGGGCGGACAGGACCGTCCGGCGGAAGCAAGGCGGAGCACATGGTGCGGCACATCGGCGCGCTCGCCGGGGTGGACCCGCGGCGCACGGTCGTGATCGGGGACGCCGCCGACGACGCGGTCGCCGCGCTGCACGTGGGGGCCCGGGCCGTGCTCTACACCGGCGGATCGCACGGCCGCGCCAGCCTCGAAGTGGTGGGAGTGCCCGTGGTGGACAGCCTGGCCGAGGCGGTCCAGGAGGCCGAGCGGCTGGCGGCCTGA
- a CDS encoding response regulator transcription factor → MADSFGPMRVEDADGGVVGASPDAGASRKEPIRVLVVDDHALFRRGLEIVLAAEEDIQVVGEAGDGAEAVDKAADLLPDIVLMDVRMPKRGGIEACTSIKEVAPSAKIIMLTISDEEADLYDAIKAGATGYLLKEISTDEVATAIRAVADGQSQISPSMASKLLTEFKSMIQRTDERRLVPAPRLTDRELEVLKLVATGMNNRDIAKELFISENTVKNHVRNILEKLQLHSRMEAVVYAMREKILEIR, encoded by the coding sequence ATGGCGGACAGCTTCGGACCGATGCGTGTCGAGGATGCCGACGGCGGGGTCGTCGGCGCGAGCCCGGACGCGGGCGCCTCGCGCAAGGAGCCCATCCGTGTCCTCGTCGTGGACGACCACGCCCTCTTCCGCCGCGGTCTGGAGATCGTGCTCGCGGCCGAGGAGGACATCCAGGTCGTCGGCGAGGCGGGTGACGGGGCGGAGGCGGTCGACAAGGCGGCCGACCTGCTCCCGGACATCGTGCTGATGGACGTACGCATGCCGAAACGGGGCGGCATCGAGGCATGCACCTCCATCAAGGAGGTGGCCCCCAGTGCGAAGATCATCATGCTGACGATCAGCGACGAGGAGGCCGACCTCTACGACGCGATCAAGGCCGGTGCGACCGGATATCTCCTCAAGGAGATCTCCACGGACGAGGTGGCCACGGCCATTCGCGCGGTGGCGGACGGCCAGTCGCAGATCAGCCCCTCGATGGCGTCGAAACTGCTCACCGAGTTCAAGTCGATGATCCAGCGGACCGACGAGCGCCGGCTGGTGCCCGCGCCGCGGCTCACCGATCGCGAACTGGAAGTTCTCAAGCTCGTCGCGACCGGCATGAACAACCGGGACATCGCCAAGGAGTTGTTCATCTCCGAGAACACGGTGAAGAACCACGTGCGCAACATCCTGGAGAAGCTCCAGCTGCACTCCAGGATGGAAGCGGTGGTGTACGCGATGCGGGAGAAGATCCTCGAGATCCGCTAG
- a CDS encoding winged helix-turn-helix domain-containing protein has product MTSFPGPATDLSADEARRIALRAQGFLGAPDRRSGVRGVLRHLGAVQLDTISVLARSHELIPYARLGAVGRSTVDEAYWTPGTGGAPHAFEYWSHAACILPIEEWPHFAFRRRAYRARPHWNHALPDGTYDQVIKQLRTEGPLTATDLGGAKKTSEWWDWSGTKVAVERALMYGEVVCTERRGWKRVYDLAERAVPDALLHDQLDDAECLRRLVRLAGQSLGVGTRADIADYHRLRGEQVDAVIADSGLVPVAVEGWGKPAWADPAALETTPRGRHRTTLLSPFDSLVWERARTERIFGFTHRLEAYTPKPKRVYGYFAMPVLAGGRLVGRVDPAREGRTLVAKQVTLDGAKAVPAVAQALVEAASWVDCTSVRVERVDAPELRDPLTRELTRALG; this is encoded by the coding sequence ATGACGAGTTTCCCGGGTCCCGCCACCGACCTCTCCGCCGACGAGGCCCGCCGCATCGCCCTCCGCGCCCAGGGTTTCCTGGGCGCCCCGGACCGCAGGTCCGGCGTCCGCGGAGTCCTGCGGCACCTGGGCGCGGTCCAGCTCGACACGATCTCCGTCCTCGCCCGCTCCCACGAACTCATCCCGTACGCCCGGCTGGGCGCGGTGGGCCGCAGCACGGTGGACGAGGCGTACTGGACACCGGGGACCGGCGGCGCCCCTCACGCCTTCGAGTACTGGTCCCACGCGGCCTGCATCCTCCCCATCGAGGAGTGGCCCCACTTCGCCTTCCGCCGCCGCGCCTACCGCGCCCGCCCGCACTGGAACCACGCCCTGCCGGACGGCACCTACGACCAGGTCATCAAGCAGCTCCGCACCGAAGGCCCCCTCACGGCCACGGACTTGGGCGGCGCGAAGAAGACCAGCGAGTGGTGGGACTGGTCGGGCACGAAGGTCGCCGTGGAGCGCGCGCTGATGTACGGCGAGGTGGTGTGCACCGAGCGCCGCGGCTGGAAGCGGGTGTACGACCTCGCGGAGCGCGCCGTCCCCGACGCCCTGCTCCATGACCAGCTGGACGACGCGGAGTGCCTGCGCCGCCTGGTCCGCCTCGCGGGCCAGTCCCTGGGCGTCGGCACCCGCGCGGACATCGCCGACTACCACCGTCTCAGGGGCGAGCAGGTCGACGCGGTGATCGCGGACTCGGGGCTGGTCCCGGTGGCCGTGGAGGGCTGGGGCAAGCCGGCATGGGCCGATCCGGCCGCCCTGGAGACAACGCCGCGCGGCCGTCACCGTACGACGCTGCTGTCCCCGTTCGACTCACTCGTCTGGGAGCGGGCCCGGACGGAGCGCATCTTCGGCTTCACCCACCGCCTGGAGGCGTACACGCCCAAGCCGAAGCGGGTCTACGGCTATTTCGCGATGCCGGTCCTCGCCGGCGGCCGGCTGGTCGGCCGGGTGGATCCCGCCCGGGAGGGGCGCACCCTGGTCGCCAAACAGGTCACCCTGGACGGCGCCAAGGCGGTGCCCGCCGTGGCCCAGGCCCTGGTGGAGGCCGCGAGCTGGGTGGACTGCACGAGCGTGCGCGTGGAGCGGGTGGACGCGCCCGAGCTGCGCGACCCGCTGACGAGGGAGCTGACGCGCGCCCTCGGGTGA
- a CDS encoding Rv3235 family protein — translation MNKVMTRTQRRPGTRPPGRQDTRRPGTTPPRAPGGGAPRTAPAGSPPPSSPRTTPVPSPYAAGTRQGPAPQPRPTDLFADRLLAVLSGQRPVHCMLRHTAGRAYDELAWLAERGRLRTRGSRPVVRDIGYYVPRPGAIEAFARIGAGDRIRAMAFRLEQGPDLRWRCTAVELGGPRMPLAADDG, via the coding sequence ATGAACAAGGTGATGACCAGGACGCAGCGCCGCCCGGGCACCCGCCCTCCCGGCCGTCAGGACACCCGCCGCCCGGGCACCACCCCGCCCCGCGCGCCGGGCGGCGGCGCTCCGCGCACGGCCCCCGCGGGCAGCCCGCCGCCGTCCTCCCCGCGGACGACACCGGTCCCGTCCCCCTACGCGGCCGGAACCCGGCAGGGCCCCGCTCCGCAGCCCCGGCCCACCGACCTCTTCGCCGACCGCCTGCTCGCCGTGCTGAGCGGTCAGCGCCCCGTCCACTGCATGCTGCGCCACACCGCGGGCCGCGCCTACGACGAGCTCGCCTGGCTCGCCGAACGCGGCCGGCTGCGCACCCGCGGCAGCCGGCCGGTCGTCCGCGACATCGGCTACTACGTCCCCCGCCCCGGCGCGATCGAGGCCTTCGCCCGCATCGGCGCGGGCGACCGGATCCGTGCGATGGCCTTCCGCCTGGAGCAGGGCCCCGACCTCCGCTGGCGGTGCACGGCGGTGGAACTGGGCGGCCCCCGCATGCCCCTCGCCGCCGACGACGGCTGA
- the secA gene encoding preprotein translocase subunit SecA, giving the protein MSVLSKIMRAGEGKILRKLHRIADQVNSIEEDFVDLSDAELRALTDEYKQRYADGESLDDLLPEAFATVREAAKRVLGQRHYDVQMMGGAALHLGYVAEMKTGEGKTLVGTLPAYLNALSGDGVHLITVNDYLAERDSEMMGRVHKFLGLSVGCILANMTPAQRREQYACDITYGTNNEFGFDYLRDNMAWAQDELVQRGHNFAIVDEVDSILVDEARTPLIISGPADQATKWYGDFAKLVTRLKKGEAGNPLKGIEETGDYEVDEKKRTVAIHEPGVAKVEDWLGIDNLYESVNTPLVGYLNNAIKAKELFKKDKDYVVIDGEVMIVDEHTGRILAGRRYNEGMHQAIEAKEGVDIKDENQTLATITLQNFFRLYSKLSGMTGTAMTEAAEFHQIYKLGVVPIPTNKPMVRKDQSDLIYRTEVAKFDAVVDDIAEKHEKGQPILVGTTSVEKSEYLSQQLSKRGIQHEVLNAKQHDREATIVAQAGRRGAVTVATNMAGRGTDIKLGGNPEDLAEAELRQRGLDPEEHIEEWAAALPAALEKAEQAVRAENEEVKDLGGLYVLGTERHESRRIDNQLRGRSGRQGDPGESRFYLSLGDDLMRLFKAQMVERVMSMANVPDDVPIENKMVTRAIASAQSQVEQQNFETRKNVLKYDEVLNRQREVIYGERRRVLEGEDLQEQIQHFMDDTIDAYIAAETAEGFAEEWDLDRLWGAFRQLYPVKATVDELEEAAGDRAGLTAEFISESIKDDIHEQYAAREEQLGSEIMRELERRVVLSVLDRKWREHLYEMDYLQEGIGLRAMAQKDPLVEYQREGFDMFGAMMDGIKEESVGYLFNLEVQVEQQVEEVPVEDAAPSLEKEDVVPAGARPEIRAKGLDAPQRPDRLHFSAPTVDGEGGVVEGDFANDDEPVRSEADGLTRAERRKQQKSIGRRRKK; this is encoded by the coding sequence GTGTCCGTCCTCTCGAAGATCATGCGTGCAGGCGAAGGCAAGATCCTGCGCAAGCTGCACCGCATCGCGGACCAGGTCAACTCCATCGAAGAGGACTTCGTCGACCTCTCCGACGCCGAGCTGCGGGCCCTCACCGATGAGTACAAGCAGCGGTACGCCGACGGCGAAAGCCTCGACGACCTGCTGCCCGAGGCGTTCGCCACGGTCCGCGAGGCCGCCAAGCGCGTCCTCGGCCAACGTCACTACGACGTGCAGATGATGGGTGGCGCCGCGCTCCACCTCGGTTACGTCGCGGAGATGAAGACCGGTGAGGGCAAGACCCTGGTCGGCACGCTGCCCGCGTATCTGAACGCCCTCTCCGGAGACGGCGTCCACCTCATCACGGTCAACGACTACCTGGCCGAGCGCGACTCCGAAATGATGGGCCGCGTCCACAAGTTCCTGGGCCTGAGCGTCGGCTGCATCCTGGCCAACATGACGCCGGCCCAGCGCCGCGAGCAGTACGCGTGCGACATCACCTACGGCACGAACAACGAGTTCGGCTTCGACTACCTGCGCGACAACATGGCGTGGGCCCAGGACGAACTCGTCCAGCGCGGTCACAACTTCGCGATCGTCGACGAGGTCGACTCCATCCTCGTCGACGAGGCCCGTACGCCGCTGATCATCTCCGGCCCGGCCGACCAGGCCACCAAGTGGTACGGCGACTTCGCCAAGCTGGTCACCCGCCTGAAGAAGGGCGAGGCCGGCAACCCGCTCAAGGGCATCGAGGAGACCGGCGACTACGAGGTCGACGAGAAGAAGCGCACCGTCGCCATCCACGAGCCCGGCGTGGCCAAGGTCGAGGACTGGCTGGGTATCGACAACCTGTACGAGTCGGTGAACACCCCGCTCGTCGGTTACCTGAACAACGCCATCAAGGCCAAGGAACTCTTCAAGAAGGACAAGGACTACGTCGTCATCGACGGCGAAGTCATGATCGTCGACGAGCACACCGGCCGTATCCTCGCCGGCCGCCGCTACAACGAGGGCATGCACCAGGCGATCGAGGCGAAGGAAGGGGTGGACATCAAGGACGAGAACCAGACCCTCGCCACGATCACCCTGCAGAACTTCTTCCGCCTCTACAGCAAGCTCTCCGGCATGACCGGTACGGCGATGACCGAGGCCGCCGAGTTCCACCAGATCTACAAGCTCGGTGTCGTCCCGATCCCGACCAACAAGCCCATGGTCCGCAAGGACCAGTCGGACCTGATCTACCGCACCGAGGTGGCCAAGTTCGACGCGGTGGTCGACGACATCGCGGAGAAGCACGAGAAGGGCCAGCCGATCCTCGTCGGTACGACGTCGGTCGAGAAGTCCGAGTACCTCTCGCAGCAGCTCTCCAAGCGCGGCATCCAGCACGAGGTGCTGAACGCCAAGCAGCACGACCGCGAGGCCACGATCGTCGCCCAGGCGGGCCGCCGGGGCGCCGTGACCGTCGCCACGAACATGGCCGGCCGAGGCACCGACATCAAGCTCGGTGGCAACCCCGAGGACCTCGCCGAGGCCGAGCTGCGTCAGCGCGGCCTCGACCCCGAGGAGCACATCGAGGAGTGGGCCGCCGCCCTGCCCGCCGCCCTGGAGAAGGCCGAACAGGCCGTCAGGGCGGAGAACGAGGAGGTCAAGGACCTCGGCGGCCTCTACGTACTGGGCACCGAGCGCCACGAGTCCCGGCGCATCGACAACCAGCTGCGCGGCCGCTCCGGCCGCCAGGGCGACCCGGGCGAGTCCCGCTTCTACCTCTCCCTCGGTGACGACCTGATGCGCCTCTTCAAGGCCCAGATGGTCGAGCGCGTGATGTCGATGGCGAACGTGCCGGACGACGTGCCGATCGAGAACAAGATGGTCACGCGCGCGATCGCGTCCGCCCAGTCGCAGGTCGAGCAGCAGAACTTCGAGACCCGCAAGAACGTCCTGAAGTACGACGAGGTGCTCAACCGCCAGCGCGAGGTCATCTACGGCGAGCGCCGCCGTGTCCTGGAGGGCGAGGACCTGCAGGAGCAGATCCAGCACTTCATGGACGACACGATCGACGCGTACATCGCGGCCGAGACCGCCGAGGGCTTCGCCGAGGAGTGGGACCTCGACCGTCTGTGGGGCGCCTTCAGGCAGCTCTACCCGGTGAAGGCCACCGTGGACGAGCTGGAGGAGGCGGCCGGTGACCGCGCCGGTCTGACCGCCGAGTTCATCTCCGAGTCCATCAAGGACGACATCCACGAGCAGTACGCGGCGCGCGAGGAGCAGCTCGGCTCCGAGATCATGCGCGAGCTGGAGCGTCGGGTCGTGCTCTCCGTGCTGGACCGCAAGTGGCGTGAGCACCTCTACGAGATGGACTACCTCCAGGAGGGCATCGGTCTGCGCGCCATGGCGCAGAAGGACCCGCTGGTCGAGTACCAGCGCGAGGGCTTCGACATGTTCGGCGCCATGATGGACGGCATCAAGGAGGAGTCCGTCGGCTACCTGTTCAACCTGGAGGTCCAGGTCGAGCAGCAGGTCGAGGAGGTCCCGGTCGAGGACGCCGCGCCGTCGCTGGAGAAGGAGGACGTCGTCCCCGCGGGTGCGCGTCCCGAGATCCGCGCCAAGGGGCTCGACGCTCCGCAGCGTCCCGACCGGCTGCACTTCTCCGCGCCCACCGTGGACGGTGAGGGCGGCGTGGTCGAGGGCGACTTCGCCAACGACGACGAGCCGGTGCGCTCCGAGGCGGACGGCCTCACGCGCGCCGAGCGCCGCAAGCAGCAGAAGAGCATCGGCCGCCGCCGCAAGAAGTGA
- a CDS encoding GNAT family N-acetyltransferase yields the protein MDPVTLTTDRLLLRTVGSHDTDAVFDAAQDPDIQRWTTIPSPYLREHAAGFTDQMVPDGWADGSMFTFGVFLPSGELVGMLGITMRSLGVGEVGFWATKEHRGNGYLTEATVAASRWAFTSLAVDRVEWRAEVGNQGSRAVAERAGFTVEGTLRSAINNKGVRRDCWIGSLLPSDLGLPSTAPYLPGPSGAPNT from the coding sequence ATGGACCCCGTCACGCTCACCACCGACCGTCTGCTCCTGCGCACCGTGGGCTCGCACGACACCGACGCCGTGTTCGACGCGGCCCAGGATCCCGACATCCAGCGCTGGACCACGATCCCGTCGCCGTACCTCCGCGAGCACGCGGCGGGGTTCACGGACCAGATGGTGCCCGACGGCTGGGCGGACGGCTCCATGTTCACCTTCGGCGTCTTCCTCCCTTCCGGGGAACTGGTGGGCATGCTCGGCATCACCATGCGGTCCCTGGGCGTCGGCGAGGTCGGCTTCTGGGCCACGAAGGAGCACCGCGGCAACGGCTACCTCACCGAAGCCACCGTCGCCGCCTCCCGCTGGGCGTTCACCAGCCTCGCCGTCGACCGCGTCGAATGGCGCGCCGAAGTCGGCAACCAGGGCTCCCGCGCGGTGGCCGAACGGGCCGGCTTCACCGTGGAGGGCACGCTCCGCTCCGCCATCAACAACAAGGGCGTACGCCGCGACTGCTGGATCGGCTCCCTGCTCCCCTCGGACCTGGGCCTGCCCTCGACGGCGCCGTACCTGCCGGGTCCCTCCGGCGCGCCGAACACCTGA
- a CDS encoding DJ-1/PfpI family protein — protein sequence MAAKILIVTGDAAESLEVLYPYQRLREEGYEVHIAAPSRKKLRFVIHDFEPGFDTYTEKAGYTWPADLAFSEVDPGQYVALVIPGGRAPEYLRGDPELRKILRSFFEADKPVAQICHGPLLTASVDALRGRRVTAYPALEPDMQTAGATFQDTETVVDGTLVSARAWPDHSSWMREFLTVLRAKAPVS from the coding sequence ATGGCAGCGAAGATCCTGATCGTCACCGGTGACGCGGCGGAGTCACTGGAGGTCCTGTACCCCTACCAGCGCCTGCGCGAGGAGGGCTACGAGGTCCACATCGCGGCCCCCAGCCGCAAGAAGCTCCGTTTCGTGATCCACGACTTCGAACCCGGCTTCGACACGTACACCGAGAAGGCCGGCTACACCTGGCCCGCCGATCTCGCCTTCAGCGAGGTAGATCCCGGCCAGTACGTCGCCCTGGTGATCCCGGGCGGCCGAGCCCCCGAGTATCTGCGGGGCGACCCCGAACTCCGCAAGATCCTCAGGTCCTTCTTCGAGGCGGACAAGCCCGTGGCCCAGATCTGCCACGGGCCACTCCTCACGGCCTCCGTCGACGCCCTGCGGGGGCGCCGTGTCACGGCGTATCCGGCACTGGAGCCGGACATGCAGACCGCCGGCGCGACCTTCCAGGACACGGAGACGGTGGTCGACGGCACGCTCGTCTCGGCGCGCGCCTGGCCGGACCACTCCAGCTGGATGCGCGAGTTCCTCACGGTACTGCGCGCGAAGGCGCCGGTGAGCTGA